A stretch of Pseudomonas sp. LS.1a DNA encodes these proteins:
- a CDS encoding phage tail protein I, with the protein MSLLPHNATLLERSLERAGEFGVDPDIIRGVADSARCPPNFLPWLGWALKVEGWEAAYTDEQRRALSREAIPVHKTKGTVGAIRRVLKAVRVNAEFKEWHQIPNAAPYTFQVTAWANENRAGEGSIISPELGARLRALVDAAKNERSHYEFRLGARFDGGLVLGNAFQARAVQHRSMDAQAVPFDPMAETVLFANALNASSVSRRFAEAQGVPIQAEGAPLVANAAQVRTVVRGYMEAVL; encoded by the coding sequence ATGAGCCTGTTACCGCACAACGCCACGCTGCTGGAGCGCTCGCTGGAGCGCGCCGGCGAGTTCGGCGTTGACCCGGACATTATCCGGGGCGTGGCCGACTCGGCACGCTGCCCGCCTAACTTCCTGCCCTGGTTGGGCTGGGCGCTCAAGGTTGAAGGCTGGGAAGCCGCCTACACCGACGAGCAGCGCCGCGCGCTGAGCCGTGAGGCGATCCCGGTTCACAAGACCAAGGGCACCGTCGGCGCAATCCGGCGGGTGCTCAAGGCGGTGCGGGTCAACGCGGAGTTCAAGGAGTGGCACCAGATACCGAACGCCGCGCCGTACACATTCCAGGTCACGGCCTGGGCCAACGAAAACCGGGCGGGTGAGGGGTCGATTATTTCGCCCGAGCTGGGCGCGCGCTTGCGCGCCCTGGTCGACGCGGCGAAGAACGAGCGCAGCCATTACGAGTTTCGGCTGGGTGCCCGCTTCGACGGCGGCCTGGTGCTAGGCAACGCCTTTCAGGCGCGGGCCGTGCAGCACCGCTCCATGGATGCCCAGGCGGTTCCGTTCGACCCCATGGCGGAGACGGTGCTGTTTGCCAATGCCCTCAACGCGTCCAGCGTATCCCGGCGCTTTGCCGAGGCGCAGGGCGTTCCTATTCAAGCAGAAGGTGCCCCGCTGGTGGCCAACGCGGCGCAGGTGCGCACGGTCGTGCGGGGCTACATGGAGGCTGTTCTATGA
- a CDS encoding phage tail-collar fiber domain-containing protein translates to MSTGLQPVITKAGLAAILTATKTGLAAEIGYIALGSVAYTPTADQKTLRNEIARFPISGGEKLSSTLLHLTAVADGATGYWVREIGIFLTDGTLLAVWSHLTEALAYKAPNIDLLLAYDLSLAALPADSVTITSTAAGLNLTLAEPLAVQATALIAEQLRTLQQNDRLVAQERLQAISEEQISGLLERMSAAEKTATETRDSLLSATVANATGLMALQYTVVQHLYGS, encoded by the coding sequence ATGAGTACAGGCTTGCAACCTGTCATCACCAAGGCCGGCCTGGCGGCGATCCTGACGGCAACGAAAACCGGCCTAGCGGCCGAGATTGGCTATATCGCCCTGGGCAGCGTGGCCTACACCCCGACCGCCGATCAAAAGACCCTGCGCAACGAGATTGCGCGGTTTCCGATCTCCGGCGGCGAGAAACTGAGCAGCACCCTGTTGCACCTGACCGCTGTCGCGGATGGCGCGACCGGTTACTGGGTGCGCGAGATTGGCATTTTCCTCACGGACGGCACGCTGTTGGCGGTCTGGTCGCACCTGACCGAGGCGCTGGCCTACAAGGCCCCCAACATCGACCTGCTGCTGGCTTACGACCTGTCACTGGCGGCGCTGCCAGCGGATAGCGTGACCATCACCAGCACGGCCGCCGGCCTCAACCTGACGCTGGCCGAACCCTTGGCCGTGCAGGCCACGGCGCTCATTGCCGAGCAGCTGCGCACCCTGCAGCAGAACGACCGCCTGGTTGCCCAGGAGCGCCTGCAGGCGATTTCTGAAGAGCAAATCAGCGGTCTGCTGGAACGTATGTCTGCTGCCGAGAAAACCGCCACCGAAACGCGCGACAGCCTGCTGAGCGCGACGGTTGCCAATGCCACCGGCCTGATGGCCCTTCAATACACCGTTGTTCAACACTTGTACGGATCATAA
- a CDS encoding phage tail sheath subtilisin-like domain-containing protein, whose amino-acid sequence MAGFFHGVTVTNVDTGARNVALPSSSIIGLVDTFTEGANVSAKVGDLLLITNEREAVAAFGADAAITKACRAIYARSKAVIVASGVAKVADAAAQTSAIIGGVQANGKRTGLQALLDGKSRFNAQPRLIVAPKHSATLAVGTAMQSIAEKLRAVAIIDGPNTTDEAATAYAKSFGSKRIYMVDPGVQVWDTATNATIDAPASAWAAGVFAYTDSEYGFWASPSNKEFVGITGTTRAIEYLDGDETCRANLLNNANIATIIRDDGFRLWGNRTLSSDPKWAFVTRVRTMDMVMDAILYGHKWAVDRGITSTYIRDVTEGLQAFMRDLKAQGAIINFEVYADPVLNTASQLEQGKVYWNIRFTDVPPAENPNFRIEVTNQWLTEVLDQVA is encoded by the coding sequence ATGGCTGGATTCTTTCACGGCGTTACCGTAACGAACGTCGACACCGGCGCGCGCAACGTTGCGCTGCCGTCTTCCTCGATCATTGGCCTGGTCGACACCTTCACCGAGGGCGCGAACGTCTCGGCCAAGGTCGGTGACCTGTTGCTGATTACCAACGAGCGCGAGGCCGTTGCCGCGTTCGGTGCCGATGCGGCCATCACCAAAGCCTGCCGGGCGATCTATGCGCGTTCCAAGGCAGTCATCGTCGCTTCGGGTGTGGCCAAGGTGGCCGACGCGGCCGCGCAGACTTCCGCGATCATTGGCGGGGTGCAGGCCAACGGCAAGCGTACCGGCCTGCAGGCGCTGCTGGACGGCAAGAGCCGGTTCAACGCCCAACCGCGCCTGATCGTCGCGCCCAAGCACAGCGCGACCCTGGCGGTCGGTACCGCGATGCAGTCGATTGCGGAAAAGCTGCGCGCCGTGGCAATCATCGACGGCCCCAACACCACTGACGAGGCAGCCACTGCCTACGCCAAGTCGTTCGGCTCCAAGCGCATTTATATGGTCGACCCGGGCGTGCAGGTGTGGGACACCGCTACCAATGCGACCATCGACGCGCCGGCCTCGGCCTGGGCTGCAGGTGTGTTTGCCTACACCGACAGCGAATACGGTTTCTGGGCCTCGCCATCGAACAAAGAGTTCGTCGGTATCACCGGCACCACCCGCGCCATTGAGTACCTGGATGGCGACGAGACGTGCCGGGCCAACCTGCTCAACAACGCCAATATCGCGACCATCATTCGTGACGACGGATTCCGCCTGTGGGGTAACCGCACGCTGTCGAGCGATCCGAAATGGGCATTCGTCACCCGCGTGCGGACCATGGACATGGTTATGGACGCGATCCTGTACGGCCACAAGTGGGCGGTGGACCGGGGTATTACCTCGACCTATATCCGCGACGTAACCGAAGGTCTGCAGGCCTTCATGCGCGACCTGAAAGCCCAGGGCGCAATCATCAACTTCGAGGTCTACGCCGACCCGGTGCTCAACACGGCCAGCCAGCTGGAGCAGGGCAAGGTGTATTGGAACATCCGCTTCACCGACGTTCCGCCGGCCGAAAACCCGAATTTCCGTATCGAAGTCACCAATCAATGGCTGACCGAAGTCCTCGACCAAGTCGCGTAA
- a CDS encoding phage major tail tube protein: MAMIPEILANMNLFVDGVSFQGDVPSLTLPKLALKMEEYRPGGMDMPIEMDLGMEKLESSFTTTGVRKESLKFFGLADGNAFNGTFRGSFKGHKGETKAVIVTQRGTLKELDMGDWKPGDKAEHKHAVALTYYKLEVGGEVIYEIEPMAMKRVINGVDQLASQRRDLGL, from the coding sequence ATGGCAATGATTCCCGAAATTCTGGCCAACATGAACCTGTTTGTGGACGGCGTCAGCTTCCAGGGCGATGTCCCTTCCCTGACCCTGCCGAAACTGGCACTCAAAATGGAAGAGTACCGCCCAGGCGGCATGGATATGCCGATTGAGATGGACCTGGGCATGGAAAAGCTGGAATCCAGCTTCACCACCACCGGCGTGCGCAAAGAGTCGTTGAAGTTCTTTGGCCTGGCTGACGGTAACGCCTTCAACGGGACGTTCCGGGGTTCGTTCAAGGGTCATAAGGGTGAAACCAAAGCGGTCATCGTCACCCAGCGCGGCACCCTGAAAGAGTTGGACATGGGCGACTGGAAGCCGGGCGACAAGGCCGAACACAAGCACGCCGTGGCCCTGACCTATTACAAGCTGGAAGTCGGCGGCGAGGTCATCTACGAGATCGAACCGATGGCCATGAAGCGCGTCATCAACGGCGTCGACCAGCTGGCCAGCCAGCGCCGCGACCTCGGCCTGTAA
- a CDS encoding phage tail assembly protein, with translation MSKPVPKYLKLTAENVTITLTKPTEMNGIKLDTITLRAPTVRDIRVSTQTGGDDDEQRELNLFASLAEVSAKDLEGLTYKDYNRVAAGYSFLVREDEL, from the coding sequence ATGAGCAAGCCAGTACCGAAGTACCTCAAGCTGACCGCTGAAAACGTCACCATCACCCTGACCAAGCCAACCGAGATGAATGGCATCAAGCTGGACACCATCACCCTGCGCGCGCCGACGGTGCGTGATATCCGTGTCTCCACCCAGACCGGCGGCGATGACGACGAACAGCGCGAGCTGAACCTGTTCGCCTCCCTGGCCGAAGTCAGCGCAAAGGACCTGGAGGGCCTGACTTACAAGGATTACAACCGCGTAGCGGCGGGTTACAGCTTTCTGGTGCGAGAGGACGAACTGTAA